A portion of the bacterium genome contains these proteins:
- a CDS encoding septum formation initiator family protein, translating to MKEFQQENDRKDKIYSKWALLVLLIMIILVIKGLISMSIKQRESGEEKKLVDIKRAELQERYDVLSEKVNELKTDQGMEREIRSKFDVVKPGESVIMVVDKEVSAPIPVETSIIKKLWNGVVGVFKK from the coding sequence ATGAAAGAATTTCAACAAGAAAACGATAGAAAAGACAAAATATACTCTAAATGGGCTTTACTTGTACTTTTGATAATGATTATCCTTGTAATAAAGGGTCTTATTAGCATGTCTATTAAACAACGAGAAAGTGGGGAAGAGAAAAAACTGGTCGATATTAAAAGAGCTGAACTTCAGGAAAGGTATGATGTTTTGTCGGAAAAGGTTAATGAATTAAAAACTGATCAAGGGATGGAAAGGGAGATAAGGTCCAAATTTGATGTAGTTAAGCCTGGTGAGAGTGTAATTATGGTTGTGGACAAGGAGGTTTCAGCACCAATCCCTGTAGAAACTAGCATTATCAAAAAACTGTGGAATGGTGTTGTTGGGGTCTTCAAGAAATAG
- a CDS encoding peptidoglycan-binding domain-containing protein has product MRNNDVLQLQKFLNNNGFTIAKTGVGSKGKETTYFGPATKAALVRFQKSVGLPNTGFFGGMTRGVVGK; this is encoded by the coding sequence GTATGAGAAACAATGATGTACTACAACTACAGAAGTTCTTGAACAACAATGGCTTCACTATTGCAAAGACTGGTGTTGGTTCCAAAGGAAAGGAGACTACATACTTTGGCCCTGCTACCAAGGCTGCTCTTGTGAGGTTTCAGAAAAGTGTTGGCCTGCCAAACACAGGTTTCTTTGGTGGGATGACGAGAGGGGTGGTGGGTAAATAA
- a CDS encoding NYN domain-containing protein, translated as MKTYIFIDASNLFYGFDIEYGWKIDYELLKKYLEKKYNAISVLYFGGIDITIGIQKNEEYFYDYSKNDTVNLEVFTRHLRCILEEDKRLSYEQNNFIKKLIQRAKFYSKLEFFGYKVFLKPVKHFGGTGLSQSKANCDVDLTIEVMKNIKLFDRAIVMSGDGDFLPLYKYMEQQGKEVFIISRTSRTAKEVRLHLASIRFIEIGTLRKQIEFIVIKSKNL; from the coding sequence ATGAAAACTTATATATTTATCGATGCCTCAAACCTCTTCTACGGATTCGATATAGAATATGGCTGGAAAATCGACTATGAATTATTGAAGAAGTATTTAGAGAAAAAATACAATGCTATTTCTGTACTATATTTTGGAGGAATTGACATCACAATAGGAATTCAGAAAAATGAGGAATATTTTTATGATTATTCTAAAAATGACACGGTAAACCTAGAGGTATTTACTCGTCACTTAAGGTGTATTTTAGAGGAGGATAAAAGACTTTCTTACGAGCAAAATAATTTCATTAAAAAGCTTATTCAGAGGGCGAAATTTTATAGCAAACTTGAGTTTTTTGGATACAAAGTTTTCTTGAAACCAGTTAAACACTTTGGCGGTACTGGCCTCTCGCAAAGTAAGGCAAACTGCGATGTGGATTTAACAATAGAAGTCATGAAGAACATCAAATTATTTGATAGAGCTATCGTGATGTCAGGAGATGGGGATTTCTTGCCTTTATATAAGTACATGGAACAGCAAGGAAAAGAGGTGTTTATAATTTCTCGTACATCAAGAACAGCAAAGGAAGTCAGACTTCACCTAGCTTCTATTAGGTTTATTGAAATCGGGACACTTAGAAAACAAATAGAATTTATTGTAATTAAAAGCAAAAATCTCTAG
- a CDS encoding FKBP-type peptidyl-prolyl cis-trans isomerase: MKKILYAVIIIAIILLAVYIVKYRSDKDDVVGTPITSNLEVNLATTSDVSVKDTTVTAPSTDIKNNSTKNMDTEKVSKAGDTLTVNYVGTLENGTKFDSSIDRGTPFKFVVGIGQVIKGWDEGMVGMKVGEKKRLVIPGEKAYGSRGIPDGNGGYMIPPNATLIFEVEMLGIESK; this comes from the coding sequence ATGAAAAAAATATTATACGCAGTTATCATAATCGCAATAATTTTATTAGCGGTATACATAGTTAAATATAGATCAGATAAAGATGATGTGGTGGGAACGCCAATAACTTCTAATCTAGAGGTTAATTTGGCTACAACATCAGATGTTTCAGTTAAAGACACTACGGTGACTGCACCAAGTACAGATATTAAAAATAATTCTACAAAAAATATGGATACAGAAAAAGTTTCAAAAGCCGGAGATACATTAACAGTTAACTATGTTGGTACACTTGAGAATGGAACAAAATTTGATAGTTCAATTGATAGAGGTACACCATTTAAGTTTGTTGTTGGTATTGGGCAAGTTATAAAAGGATGGGATGAAGGAATGGTTGGAATGAAGGTTGGGGAGAAGAAGCGTCTTGTTATCCCTGGAGAGAAGGCTTATGGATCAAGAGGTATTCCTGATGGTAATGGGGGATACATGATTCCACCAAATGCAACTTTGATTTTTGAAGTTGAGATGTTGGGAATAGAGAGTAAATAA
- the lepA gene encoding translation elongation factor 4: MNLSNIRNFSIIAHIDHGKSTLADRMLEITNTIEKRKMMNQVLDSMELEREKGITIKMRPVRMAYKNLAEVGDGQSKGGKQYELNLIDTPGHIDFSYEVSRALKAVEGCILLVDATQGVQAQTLTTLRLAREIGLTIIPVLSKIDSPLARPVEIKDEMCKLLGCKPEDILGTSGKTGEGVEELLQEIVKKIPHPVEEIENSQSCRALVFDFQYSNHKGVIVYIRVMEGSIKKGDELVFKIANEKFTALDVGIFTPDEESIDILNAGEIGYITTGIKRPGIASVGDTITLFRKQLPELHGYMNPAPVVWASVYPEDADDFEVLKQALGRLKLSDSAFSFEEESSGSLGRGFRCGFLGLLHLEIITERLKREFRLDLIIATPSITYEVTMANEKVVMVYSPSLFPEHGQYKSVREPWVITNIITPEAYVGSIYQLLYDHEAELGDSETFGDGRTKLVIRMPLRELMRNFFDELKSVSSGYASLSYEFEGMRSAEVTRMDILVANEPVEAFTKVIAERRADEEANKTVDRLFNVLPKQMFVAKIQAKINGRIIASRTLSAMTKDVTGYLYGGDITRKMKLREKQKKGKKKMKARGVVNIPHDVFLKMMKTGE; this comes from the coding sequence ATGAATCTCTCAAATATCAGAAACTTTAGTATTATTGCTCACATTGATCATGGTAAATCCACGCTGGCTGATCGTATGCTTGAAATTACAAACACTATTGAGAAGCGTAAGATGATGAATCAGGTGCTGGATAGCATGGAACTTGAGCGTGAAAAGGGAATTACAATTAAGATGCGTCCAGTTAGAATGGCATATAAAAATCTCGCCGAGGTGGGCGATGGACAATCTAAAGGGGGTAAACAATACGAATTAAACCTAATTGACACACCAGGTCACATTGACTTCTCATACGAGGTTTCTCGTGCACTTAAGGCTGTAGAAGGATGTATCTTGCTTGTAGATGCAACACAAGGCGTACAAGCGCAAACTTTGACAACACTTAGGCTTGCAAGAGAAATTGGTTTAACTATTATTCCAGTCTTGAGTAAAATTGATTCACCACTTGCGCGTCCTGTTGAGATAAAAGATGAAATGTGTAAGTTGTTGGGTTGTAAGCCGGAAGATATCTTGGGAACTTCAGGAAAAACTGGAGAGGGTGTTGAGGAGTTGTTGCAGGAAATCGTTAAAAAAATTCCACATCCTGTTGAGGAAATAGAGAATTCACAAAGTTGTCGCGCATTAGTTTTTGACTTTCAATATTCAAATCATAAGGGTGTAATTGTTTACATTAGAGTAATGGAAGGAAGTATTAAGAAGGGTGATGAATTAGTTTTCAAAATTGCTAATGAAAAATTTACAGCACTTGATGTTGGAATTTTTACACCAGATGAAGAGTCAATAGATATATTAAATGCTGGTGAAATTGGATATATCACAACTGGTATAAAACGTCCTGGTATCGCATCGGTTGGGGACACAATTACACTTTTTAGAAAACAACTTCCTGAACTTCATGGATACATGAATCCAGCTCCTGTTGTTTGGGCTTCAGTTTATCCAGAAGACGCAGATGATTTTGAAGTTCTAAAGCAAGCACTTGGAAGACTTAAGCTTTCTGATTCCGCTTTTTCCTTTGAAGAAGAATCATCAGGCTCATTAGGACGTGGATTTAGATGTGGATTTCTTGGACTACTTCACCTTGAAATTATTACAGAGCGTCTTAAGCGCGAGTTTAGGCTAGATCTAATCATCGCAACACCTAGCATTACCTATGAAGTTACTATGGCAAATGAAAAAGTTGTCATGGTTTATTCGCCATCATTATTTCCAGAGCATGGGCAATATAAATCTGTACGTGAACCTTGGGTTATAACAAATATTATTACCCCAGAAGCTTATGTTGGTTCAATTTATCAATTGCTTTATGATCATGAGGCAGAATTGGGGGATTCAGAAACTTTTGGAGACGGAAGGACAAAACTTGTAATTAGAATGCCACTACGTGAGCTTATGCGTAACTTTTTTGATGAACTAAAATCTGTTTCATCGGGCTATGCTTCACTTTCATATGAATTTGAGGGAATGCGCTCTGCTGAGGTTACTAGAATGGATATTTTGGTTGCAAATGAACCTGTTGAGGCATTTACCAAAGTTATTGCTGAAAGAAGAGCTGATGAAGAGGCAAATAAGACTGTAGATAGGCTTTTTAATGTGCTACCTAAGCAAATGTTCGTTGCAAAAATCCAAGCAAAAATTAACGGAAGAATTATTGCCTCACGTACATTATCTGCCATGACAAAAGATGTTACAGGCTATTTATATGGAGGAGATATTACTAGAAAGATGAAATTGCGCGAGAAACAAAAGAAAGGAAAGAAGAAAATGAAGGCCCGTGGAGTTGTAAATATTCCTCACGATGTATTTTTGAAGATGATGAAGACGGGGGAGTAG
- a CDS encoding glutaredoxin domain-containing protein — MKIMIYSTPSCTFCVMAKDFLKANNIPFEEFNVAADLEKRKEMIEKTGQMGVPVIDIDGSVLIGFDKQLIAQKVGIKI, encoded by the coding sequence ATGAAAATAATGATTTACAGCACGCCATCATGTACATTTTGTGTAATGGCCAAGGATTTTTTAAAAGCAAACAATATCCCATTTGAAGAATTTAATGTTGCAGCTGATTTGGAAAAGCGCAAAGAGATGATTGAGAAGACTGGCCAGATGGGAGTTCCAGTTATAGATATTGATGGATCAGTTTTGATTGGTTTCGATAAGCAATTGATTGCACAGAAGGTTGGTATTAAAATTTAA
- a CDS encoding Fic family protein has protein sequence MTNEILEFLIKGGVFSVSEIYEYIITKEVTSAVSVKRLLSKLVVQGFLIKSGKGRSVKYQISTLGRLNLEIDIEKYCSIEVDKRVGLRDYNFELFDSLPESFFSKEEIKELDSASKKYHKKILNVSEVIHKKELERFVIELSWKSSKIEGNTYTLLDTEKLLKDGIEAKGKTKDEAVMIINHKNAFDFIYKNKNMFKEVSVSKIEDVHKILIKDLGVTNNLRSNPVGVLGSKYKPLDNKFQIEESAEKLCKAISKMADVYSKALFLIIGISYIQPFEDGNKRTSRLMGNAILLTYGLAPLSYRIVDEETYRESVMVFYELNSIASFKKIFFEQYIFSTENYLI, from the coding sequence ATGACAAACGAAATTCTTGAATTTTTGATCAAAGGTGGTGTTTTTTCAGTATCAGAGATATACGAATACATAATAACTAAAGAGGTGACGTCAGCCGTTTCTGTAAAGAGACTTCTTTCAAAGTTGGTGGTGCAGGGTTTTTTAATCAAATCTGGAAAAGGTAGGTCTGTTAAATATCAAATATCAACTCTTGGACGCCTAAATTTGGAAATTGATATTGAAAAATATTGTAGTATTGAGGTGGACAAAAGAGTTGGTCTTCGCGATTATAATTTTGAACTGTTTGATTCGCTACCAGAAAGTTTTTTTTCTAAGGAGGAAATTAAGGAACTAGATTCTGCAAGTAAAAAATATCATAAAAAAATTCTAAATGTTTCTGAAGTAATTCATAAAAAAGAATTAGAACGTTTCGTTATTGAACTTTCTTGGAAGTCATCCAAAATAGAAGGAAATACCTATACACTTTTGGATACAGAGAAATTACTTAAGGACGGTATCGAGGCTAAGGGAAAAACGAAAGACGAGGCTGTTATGATTATCAACCATAAAAATGCCTTTGATTTCATATATAAAAATAAAAATATGTTTAAGGAGGTTTCTGTATCAAAAATAGAAGATGTACATAAGATTTTGATAAAGGATCTGGGTGTTACAAACAACCTAAGGTCAAACCCCGTTGGAGTTTTGGGTTCAAAGTATAAACCCTTGGATAATAAATTTCAAATTGAGGAATCGGCAGAAAAATTATGTAAAGCTATATCTAAAATGGCTGATGTCTATAGTAAGGCGCTTTTCTTGATTATTGGGATAAGTTATATACAACCTTTTGAAGACGGCAATAAAAGAACCTCTAGGCTCATGGGGAATGCTATATTACTTACATATGGTTTGGCTCCACTATCATATAGGATTGTTGATGAAGAAACATACAGGGAGTCGGTAATGGTTTTTTATGAGCTAAATTCCATAGCATCATTCAAGAAAATATTTTTTGAGCAATATATTTTCTCAACAGAAAATTACTTGATTTAA
- a CDS encoding lipid II flippase MurJ, translating to MVKRLFKLFHSEVSGMHQAAAILGFFTLMSQVLALFRDRVLANYFGATHSLDLYYASFRIPDFIFASVASLVSISVLIPFLSEKLENKKEDTRKFLDSVFTVFFSAIVFVAIIAFIAMPYIAEFVFPGIVDSDSLNQVIWMSRILLLQPICLGISNMLGVITQIKKRFFLYALSPILYNLSIIFGIVFLYPFFGITGVVYGVVIGGVLHFLIQVPFVFKYGLLPTFTKKIDYKEVWKVIKISIPRTLTLSTYTLEQVFITAFASTLAVGSITIFSFAFNLQSVPLAIVGVSYTLAAFPTLSACFAKGQKEEFMSHVVAAARHIIFWSFPITSLFIVLRAQIVRVILGSGSFNWQDTRLTAACLALFTLSLFGQSLELLLIRAYYAAGKTRKPLFINLISSFVTILSPFLLLKVFANVETFRFFFESLFKVSGIEGTAVMMLPLGYTIGTIFNVAMLWIIFERDFRGFTKRTAMVLVHSLGAGVIGAFFAYIGLNIFALVFNLTTSMGVFLQGFFAGIIGIAVTILIYKLLGTRELDEVWEAVISKVNKNKLIVSEPDNIEF from the coding sequence ATGGTTAAAAGATTATTCAAATTATTTCATAGCGAGGTTTCAGGAATGCATCAAGCGGCAGCAATTCTTGGTTTTTTTACATTGATGTCTCAGGTATTGGCATTATTTAGGGATAGGGTTTTGGCAAATTATTTTGGTGCAACACATTCACTTGACCTTTACTATGCATCATTTAGAATTCCAGATTTTATTTTTGCCTCAGTTGCATCTCTGGTTTCTATTTCTGTTTTGATACCTTTTTTAAGTGAAAAATTAGAAAATAAAAAAGAGGATACAAGGAAATTTTTGGATTCCGTATTTACTGTATTTTTCTCAGCGATAGTGTTTGTCGCAATAATTGCATTTATTGCAATGCCGTATATTGCGGAATTTGTTTTTCCAGGAATTGTAGATTCTGATTCATTGAATCAGGTTATTTGGATGTCTAGAATATTATTGCTACAACCAATCTGTTTGGGTATCTCAAATATGCTTGGTGTTATTACACAAATCAAGAAAAGATTTTTCTTATATGCGCTAAGTCCGATTCTTTATAATCTTTCAATCATCTTTGGAATAGTTTTTCTTTATCCGTTTTTTGGAATTACAGGTGTTGTTTATGGTGTTGTTATTGGAGGGGTTTTACATTTCCTAATTCAAGTTCCTTTTGTTTTCAAATATGGGCTTCTGCCAACTTTTACAAAAAAGATTGATTATAAAGAAGTATGGAAGGTTATTAAAATCTCAATTCCAAGAACCTTAACACTTTCAACTTATACACTTGAACAAGTTTTTATTACAGCTTTTGCATCAACTTTAGCTGTTGGTTCAATCACTATCTTTAGTTTTGCTTTTAATTTGCAGTCAGTGCCACTTGCAATTGTTGGAGTAAGTTACACATTAGCTGCCTTTCCAACACTGTCTGCTTGTTTTGCAAAAGGACAAAAGGAGGAATTTATGAGCCACGTTGTAGCAGCGGCAAGGCATATCATTTTTTGGTCTTTTCCAATCACGTCACTGTTTATTGTTCTACGTGCACAAATCGTTAGAGTTATTTTAGGTTCAGGATCATTTAATTGGCAAGATACTAGGCTTACGGCAGCATGCCTTGCTCTATTTACCCTTTCACTTTTTGGACAATCTCTAGAATTGCTTTTGATAAGAGCCTATTATGCAGCTGGAAAAACCAGAAAACCATTATTTATAAATTTGATTAGTTCTTTTGTTACAATACTTTCCCCATTTTTATTGCTAAAGGTTTTTGCAAACGTAGAGACTTTTAGATTCTTCTTCGAGTCACTATTTAAGGTCTCTGGAATTGAAGGAACAGCTGTAATGATGCTCCCACTTGGTTATACGATCGGAACGATTTTTAATGTTGCAATGCTCTGGATAATATTTGAAAGGGACTTTAGGGGGTTCACGAAGCGTACTGCAATGGTTTTGGTTCACTCGCTGGGCGCTGGTGTTATAGGTGCATTCTTTGCATATATTGGTTTGAATATATTTGCATTAGTATTCAATTTAACAACTTCAATGGGGGTATTTCTACAAGGATTCTTTGCTGGAATAATAGGTATTGCGGTTACAATACTAATTTATAAACTACTAGGTACCAGAGAGCTTGATGAAGTCTGGGAGGCTGTAATCTCAAAGGTGAATAAAAATAAATTGATTGTTTCTGAACCGGATAACATTGAGTTCTAG
- a CDS encoding class I SAM-dependent methyltransferase yields MFKCKPQKEYALIDAGNSFKLERYGEYLIARPDPQALWPKAVYSALSAVVKINNDNINLWPNIDAVFAKGGFGGSSGRGSSSSSSAQTDDDNDIGNWIKTRAIPEKWPIKFEMGDGLPALNIYARLTPFKHTGIFPEQFTNWKWSMELINKAMENDTAGAEAKFTKENPPKILNLFGYSGAATVACLLAGAHVTHVDSSKGAVTWANENAELAGVLDKPVRWILEDAVSFIKKEIRRGNKYDGIILDPPAFGRGAQGEVWKIERDFLPFLELIFELLSDKALFVILNGYAAGYSSIAYSQNFRNLIAKRGGEVEHGELCIEQDLNDFKKMMDGATVGMDTSSKLDPIVLPCGIVARWKSL; encoded by the coding sequence ATGTTTAAATGTAAACCACAAAAAGAATACGCACTGATTGATGCTGGAAATAGCTTCAAATTAGAAAGATATGGAGAATATCTAATTGCAAGACCAGATCCTCAAGCACTGTGGCCTAAGGCTGTTTATAGCGCCCTGTCTGCCGTTGTAAAGATAAATAATGATAACATCAACCTTTGGCCTAACATTGATGCTGTGTTTGCTAAGGGAGGGTTTGGAGGCTCAAGTGGGCGTGGTTCTTCGTCTTCATCTTCTGCTCAAACGGATGATGATAATGACATTGGTAATTGGATTAAGACAAGAGCTATCCCTGAAAAATGGCCTATTAAGTTTGAGATGGGAGATGGCCTTCCTGCATTAAACATATATGCAAGATTGACTCCATTTAAGCATACTGGAATTTTTCCAGAACAGTTTACAAACTGGAAGTGGTCAATGGAATTGATTAATAAAGCAATGGAAAATGACACTGCAGGTGCTGAGGCAAAATTCACAAAAGAAAACCCACCAAAAATATTAAATCTTTTTGGATATTCTGGTGCTGCAACTGTGGCTTGTCTTTTGGCAGGAGCTCATGTTACTCACGTTGATTCATCAAAGGGGGCTGTAACTTGGGCAAATGAGAATGCAGAACTAGCCGGAGTATTGGACAAACCAGTTAGATGGATTTTGGAAGATGCTGTTTCATTTATTAAGAAAGAAATTAGAAGAGGAAATAAGTATGATGGAATAATCCTAGATCCTCCAGCTTTTGGGCGAGGTGCACAGGGTGAGGTTTGGAAAATCGAAAGAGATTTTTTACCATTCCTAGAATTGATTTTTGAATTACTTTCAGATAAAGCGTTGTTTGTTATTCTTAACGGTTATGCTGCTGGATATTCATCTATTGCGTATTCACAGAACTTTAGAAATCTTATTGCAAAAAGAGGTGGGGAAGTTGAACATGGTGAATTGTGTATTGAGCAAGATTTGAACGATTTTAAGAAGATGATGGATGGTGCTACTGTGGGCATGGATACATCGTCAAAACTTGACCCAATAGTACTTCCATGTGGAATTGTAGCTCGCTGGAAAAGTCTCTAG